From one Musa acuminata AAA Group cultivar baxijiao chromosome BXJ2-6, Cavendish_Baxijiao_AAA, whole genome shotgun sequence genomic stretch:
- the LOC103989399 gene encoding purple acid phosphatase 18: MGLRATRATILLFLFFLSSPLPSSTVIAGGSGEDYVRPLPRKTLSLPSRPKRSSDPQQVHISLAGTQHMRITWVSDDEFSRSIVEYGTSPGEYTSSSQGESAFYKYLLYSSGKINHVVIGPLESSTTYFYRCGGQGPEFQFMTPPSEFPVTFSVVGDLGQTGWTKSTLDHISQCKYDVHLLPGDLSYADYQQHLWDSFGALVQPLASSRPWMVTEGNHEKESIVFFKSGFQAYNARWKMPYEECGSTSNLYYSFEVAGVHIIMLGSYSDYDENSDQYAWLKTDLARLDRERTPWLLVLLHVPWYNSNWAHQGEGKSMMAAMEPLLYAAGVDIFIAGHVHAYERMDRVYNGGLDPCGPLHITIGDGGNREGLAHRFNHPKPEWSVYREASFGHGELKIVNSTHAIWSWHRNDDDESVKSDEVWINSLASTGCIHENRPEYRKILMSP; encoded by the exons ATGGGGCTGAGAGCGACACGGGCTAcgattcttctcttcctcttcttcctctcttccccTCTTCCATCTTCGACGGTGATCGCAGGCGGGAGCGGGGAGGACTACGTCCGGCCGTTGCCTCGGAAAACCCTAAGTCTCCCGTCGAGGCCCAAGCGTTCTTCCGATCCACAGCAG GTTCACATTTCTTTGGCAGGAACACAGCACATGCGAATAACATGGGTGAGTGATGATGAATTTTCTCGTTCAATAGTTGAATATGGAACTTCACCAGGAGAATACACTTCGTCGTCTCAAGGAGAGAGTGCATTTTACAAATATTTACTGTATTCTTCTGGGAAGATAAATCATGTTGTTATTGGGCCCCTTGAAAGTAGCACCACTTACTTCTACCGGTGCGGTGGACAAGGTCCTGAGTTCCAGTTTATGACCCCACCTTCAGAATTTCCAGTAACATTTTCTGTAGTTGGTGATCTTGGGCAAACAGGCTGGACAAAATCAACTCTAGATCACATAAGTCAATGCAAATATGATGTGCATCTTCTCCCTGGAGATCTCTCCTATGCTGATTACCAGCAGCATTTATGGGATTCTTTTGGTGCACTGGTGCAGCCACTTGCCAGCTCTAGACCATGGATGGTAACAGAAGGAAACCATGAAAAGGAGagtatagtattttttaaatctGGATTTCAAGCATATAATGCAAGATGGAAGATGCCATATGAAGAGTGTGGGTCTACATCCAATCTGTATTACTCATTTGAGGTTGCAGGTGTTCACATTATCATGCTTGGGTCATATTCCGATTATGATGAGAACTCAGATCAATATGCTTGGTTAAAG ACTGATCTTGCTAGACTAGACAGGGAAAGGACACCGTGGCTGCTAGTTCTATTGCACGTACCATGGTATAATAGCAACTGGGCTCATCAAGGTGAAGGGAAAAGCATGATGGCTGCAATGGAACCATTGCTTTATGCTGCTGGTGTCGATATATTTATTGCTGGCCATgtgcatgcttatgaaagaatg GACCGGGTCTACAATGGTGGTTTAGATCCTTGTGGTCCTCTGCACATAACCATTGGAGACGGAGGCAACAGGGAAGGTTTGGCTCATAG ATTTAATCACCCAAAGCCAGAGTGGTCAGTTTACAGAGAAGCAAGCTTTGGTCATGGTGAACTGAAGATCGTGAACTCGACACATGCAATTTGGAGTTGGCACaggaatgatgatgatgaatcaGTAAAATCAGATGAGGTTTGGATCAACTCTTTAGCTAGCACTGGATGCATCCATGAGAATAGGCCCGAGTACAGGAAAATTCTGATGTCTCCTTAA
- the LOC135615590 gene encoding uncharacterized protein LOC135615590 has translation MDRRRRPDSDAALPPSPSPATPSPYLRDVSNYNNPKTRLRNPNPNPLPPSSPLPIFFTASKRTPSSSAYAYSRRRCASGAAPASLSEAARRRLKVLELEQSRSSRKNQERREKALKSFAGSISAWLNFLFKDPDSRGCHIPSWFGDRQDGVASNGKRESLDGGAGLGGRWWSPKRRWDCSLRGTSDDDAWRRESAIFSLLKVSLKDVCSLEDMMERMEHFMSKKSCREVLFMMSQVCKSIDEGRLKMKAHCPLVTDLGLKEKATRTLMSYNPMWLRVGLHIIFGGDSLLLNEEGKSEQEYLFLKMMIEAHFFSQVDIAKSYAYNKLVDGLYRPGYYEALGGIILKRFLLLVASLDKAKCECSLPAKYGIDGVDGGSPLLFDHSCHIKSTQQVINEFLSQVMHGEGNLLQHLLTLGFKVNYQQIPLSEYDFNVQNLFEDIQDGILISRAIQLLQCDASILSKVIAPPDTSKKKLHNCNIALQYLKVVGVSLFDADGTQILAEDIVNGDKELTLSLLWNIFLKLQVPLLIERASLVGEIIKLKISCMDDPDYGSVTIMDLLLEWIQVVCERYNIKVDGLSSLIDGEALCCVIYYYSDVNIHGGFSSKENLDENNECVVKRLNFGRTGSSGNILSVQRIVTIMGNFPEVLHISDIIGDVASFDERSMIILIVFLASLLVCRKNLDRGKMYCLMRWDWGQDVGPSTTCSPLSENGLFTTLKSQKNKMSKYSCPLQNGELNKYDTEEWAVKIIQSQFRRFIERNKFLKIKNATCVLQAAIRAWLTVAFGRKSYAVIGCSFSSLFTGQYDRYMKFMIERHKFIHMKTSVKLIQSSVRSWIVWRRHRAEIAPLESRKFSFNREPTCAELESFQQQTMAVVLIQSAWRGFSLRKHLLMKRSATIKIQSHWCAWYTRTNFMNMVKSVTKIQVGIRGMLCMKSFNRFKFAAIVIQQYTRGQLARNRLLGASSLQSSKLHFGSSSVTKLSKIKHLELKIVPCAVVRIQRWWRQVIMCRSQTIAVILLQSFIRGWNARKATNKLRYSIITIQRWWRNILFHELRKKSAHIVQAHVRGWIARQATSREKHCIVLIQSCWRGYLVRKHSRQQLFDLRCKLKVSDANVEDDVQLINRLVAALSELFCCKSIRYLRHTCATLSNATEHSEKCCETMVNAGAIDILLKQVRMLNRGIPDQEVIKHVLSTLRNIVRHPLLLQVFIDTPHSGEIIFQEVLRNKNEGYFVACDLLKRLCSTQEGRETIHKLHGHVRRLHVLAQDLQRKADLQKRRVGQAGRSDITLRRLREAVNLLQLILDKRS, from the exons ATGGATCGCCGGCGGCGGCCGGATAGCGATGCCGCGCTGCCTCCTTCGCCGTCGCCTGCGACCCCTTCCCCTTACCTTCGCGACGTCTCCAACTACAATAACCCGAAAACCCGCCtccgaaaccctaaccctaaccctcttcctccctcttctcctctcCCCATCTTTTTCACCGCCTCCAAGAGAactccctcctcctccgcctacGCCTACAGTCGACGCCGCTGCGCCTCCGGTGCAGCCCCGGCCTCCCTATCGGAAGCCGCCCGCCGCCGCCTCAAGGTCCTCGAGCTCGAGCAGTCCCGGTCCTCGCGTAAAAACCAGGAACGACGCGAGAAGGCTCTCAAGTCGTTCGCAGGATCCATCTCCGCTTGGCTCAATTTCCTGTTTAAGGACCCCGATTCTCGCGGTTGCCACATCCCTTCCTGGTTCGGAGACAGGCAGGATGGTGTCGCTTCTAATGGGAAGCGCGAGAGTCTCGATGGCGGAGCTGGGCTGGGCGGACGGTGGTGGAGTCCGAAGCGCAGGTGGGATTGCTCCTTGCGAGGGACGTCCGATGATGATGCTTGGAGGAGGGAATCAGCTATCTTTTCATTGCTGAAGGTGTCGTTGAAGGACGTGTGCAGCTTGGAGGATATGATGGAAAGGATGGAGCACTTTATGAGTAAGAAAAGTTGCAGGGAAGTCCTCTTCATGATGAGTCAAGTTTGCAAG AGTATAGACGAAGGTAGACTGAAGATGAAAGCACACTGTCCACTAGTAACTGATCTAGGGCTGAAGGAGAAGGCGACTAGAACTCTAATGTCGTATAATCCAATGTGGCTCCGTGTTGGGCTGCATATCATTTTTGGTGGTGACTCCTTGCTTCTGAATGAAGAAGGGAAATCAGAGCAGGAATATCTGTTTCTCAAGATGATGATAGAGGCACattttttttctcaagttgaTATTGCAAAGTCCTATGCATATAATAAGCTGGTTGATGGCCTCTACAGGCCAGGTTATTATGAAGCTTTGGGAGGTATAATATTAAAGAGGTTTCTGTTGCTTGTTGCCTCACTTGACAAAGCTAAGTGTGAATGCAGTCTTCCTGCTAAATATGGCATTGATGGTGTTGATGGTGGCTCTCCTCTGTTGTTTGACCATAGTTGTCATATAAAGTCGACTCAGCAAGTTATCAATG aATTTTTATCACAGGTAATGCATGGGGAAGGTAATCTTCTTCAACATCTTTTGACTCTGGGATTTAAAGTGAATTACCAACAG ATTCCACTTTCAGAATATGATTTCAATGTGCAAAATCTATTTGAAGATATTCAGGATGGCATACTGATCTCTAGAGCCATTCAACTCTTGCAATGTGATGCATCTATACTCTCA AAAGTGATAGCTCCTCCTGATACTAGCAAAAAGAAGTTGCATAATTGCAACATTGCTCTGCAGTACCTTAAGGTGGTTGGTGTGTCCTTGTTTGATGCCGATGGAACTCAAATTCTCGCAGAAGACATTGTAAATGGAGACAAGGAGTTGACGCTTTCCCTACTCTGGAACATTTTTCTGAAGTTGCAG GTCCCTTTGTTAATTGAAAGAGCTTCTTTGGTTGGGGAGATAATTAAACTAAAGATATCTTGTATG GATGATCCAGACTATGGTTCAGTTACAATCATGGACCTGCTTCTTGAGTGGATACAG GTTGTttgtgaaagatataatatcaaggtTGATGGTTTGTCTTCTCTTATTGATGGGGAAGCTCTTTGCTGTGTCATTTATTATTACTCAGATGTAAACATTCATGGTGGTTTTTCATCCAAG GAAAATTTGGATGAGAACAATGAATGTGTAGTAAAGCGACTCAATTTTGGTCGTACTGGTTCTTCTGGCAACATACTTTCAGTTCAGCGTATCGTCACAATTATGGGAAACTTTCCTGAG GTGTTACACATAAGCGACATAATAGGTGATGTTGCATCCTTTGATGAAAGGAGCATGATAATTCTTATTGTGTTTCTTGCCTCTCTATTGGTTTGCCGAAAAAATTTG GACCGAGGAAAAATGTATTGCCTCATGAGATGGGACTGGGGCCAGGATGTTGGACCATCAACTACATGTTCTCCACTATCTGAGAACGGTTTATTTACTACATTAAAGTCTCAGAAAAACAAGATGTCTAAGTATTCATGCCCACTGCAAAACGGAGAATTAAACAAATATGATACTGAAG AATGGGCTGTGAAAATCATACAATCTCAGTTTAGAAGATTTATTGAGAGGAACAAATTCTTGAAGATTAAAAACGCAACATGTGTTCTGCAAGCTGCTATTCGTGCTTGGCTAACTGTGGCTTTTGGCAGAAAATCTTATGCTGTTATTGGTTGCTCCTTTTCATCCTTATTTACCG GACAGTATGATAGATATATGAAGTTTATGATTGAGAGGCATAAGTTTATCCACATGAAGACATCTGTGAAACTTATACAAAGTTCAGTAAGGTCTTGGATTGTATGGAGGCGCCATAGGGCAGAAATTGCTCCTTTAGAAAGCAGAAAATTCTCCTTCAAT AGAGAGCCCACCTGTGCAGAATTGGAATCTTTTCAGCAGCAAACAATGGCAGTTGTTCTGATACAGAGTGCTTGGAGAGGATTTAGTTTGCGGAAGCATCTTTTGATGAAAAGATCTGCTACAATTAAAATCCAGAGCCATTGGTGTGCTTGGTACACAAGGACGAACTTCATGAATATGGTTAAATCTGTCACAAAGATCCAGGTTGGTATCCGTGGCATGTTATGTATGAAGTCCTTTAATCGCTTCAAATTTGCTGCTATTGTAATTCAACAATACACCAGGGGGCAGCTTGCTCGCAATAGGCTTTTAG GTGCTTCTTCACTTCAATCCAGCAAACTGCATTTTGGATCATCCAGTGTGACTAAGCTCAGCAAGATAAAGCATCTTGAACTGAAAATAGTACCATGTGCAGTAGTAAGGATACAGAGATGGTGGAGGCAAGTTATAATGTGTAGATCACAAACTATAGCAGTAATCCTTCTTCAATCTTTTATCCGTGGGTGGAATGCCAGGAAAGCAACCAACAAACTGCGTTACAGCATCATCACAATTCAG AGGTGGTGGAGAAATATTTTATTTCATGAATTGAGGAAAAAGTCAGCTCACATTGTTCAGGCTCACGTTCGTGGTTGGATTGCTCGGCAAGCAACTAGTAGAGAGAAACACTGCATTGTTTTAATACAA TCTTGCTGGAGGGGCTATCTAGTAAGGAAACATTCAAGACAGCAACTATTTGACCTACGATGCAAGCTGAAAGTTTCCGATGCAAATGTTGAAGATGATGTGCAACTGATTAACAGGCTTGTTGCAGCACTTTCAGAACTCTTTTGCTGTAAAAGCATTAGATATCTCCGCCATACCTGTGCAACATTGA GTAATGCGACAGAGCATTCTGAGAAATGTTGTGAAACAATGGTTAATGCTGGTGCGATAGACATTTTACTGAAGCAAGTTCGTATGCTCAATCGTGGCATTCCTGATCAGGAAGTTATAAAGCATGTGCTATCAACTCTGAGGAACATTGTTCGCCATCCACTGCTGTTGCAAGTGTTTATAGATACACCTCATTCTggagaaataatttttcaagaggTGCTCAG GAACAAAAATGAAGGATATTTTGTTGCTTGTGATCTTCTTAAGAGGCTGTGTTCAACACAAGAAGGCCGCGAAACCATCCATAAATTACATGGTCATGTACGGAGGTTACATGTTCTCGCCCAGGATCTTCAAAGGAAAGCTGATCTGCAGAAAAG GAGGGTTGGTCAGGCTGGCAGGAGTGACATCACACTCCGCAGACTGAGGGAGGCCGTTAACCTTTTACAGTTAATTTTGGATAAACGTAGTTGA